The genomic interval GGCTGAAGTTGCCCAGCAACATATCAAAGGGCAGGGGCCTTAGGCTTCCCTCCCCGACGATATTCACCGGTACCCCCTCTTTGCCGGGGCTATCGCGGTACTTTTTGAGGTCGAAGTGCTCGAACCCCCCGCCGCTGGTACGCAGCAGGGCCCGGTAGCGGGGAGTCTCCACCTTGATAGATCGGGGCGCCTTCTTTTCTGCGGGTCTCAGCGCACCCGTGTCGACCCTCGGCTTCTCCGGCACCTCTTGTATCTGTTCCCCCGGCGGTTTCACCAGGGCCCCCGTTTCGGGAGGCTTCACCTCTTCCACCTGCTCTGGTTCTCCGGGGCTTCGCTTCTGCTGCTTCTGCATGTACATCTGAAAGGCAAACAGAACCGCGAGAGACAGCACCATCGCTAATAGCGTTCTCTTGACCATTTCCAAACCTTTCTTCTGATGTTCTTGGGGAAATCGACTCCGCCGGGAAAGAGGGGGCTGCACCGGAGAATCCTGGCTACTCCCTGCAAAAGGCCGATGATCGACCCGTTAAGCAAAACCGCCTCGATCATGTATTCAGAGCAGGTGGGATA from Deltaproteobacteria bacterium carries:
- the yidD gene encoding membrane protein insertion efficiency factor YidD, giving the protein MTGRAIIGAVRAYRRILSPMLPRCCRYYPTCSEYMIEAVLLNGSIIGLLQGVARILRCSPLFPGGVDFPKNIRRKVWKWSRERY